In Kutzneria kofuensis, the DNA window TCCAATCGCTCGGCGGCCTGCAGCGCCTCCGGCACCACCGCGCCCATCGCGGCGATCGTGATCGTCGGATTCTCCTTGCGCCGCAAGGAGTACGCGCCGGCCACGACCTGCCGGCGGCGGCGTTCGCGGGCGGCCAGGTCCGTCGGCACGTCCGCCAACGTCTGGTCCACCGGGCGGGTGGACAGCCTCAGGTAGGCCGAGGTTCCGTCCGGCTTGCCGAGTTTGGCCAGGCTGGCCAACAGGGTCCACTCGGCGTCGATCGCGAACGCCGGCTCGTACGTGATGCAGCCGGGCTGTTCCAGGCCGATCGACGGAGTGGTGATGGACTGGTGCGCACCGCCCTCCGGGGCCAGCGTGACCCCGGACGGTGTGCCGACCAGAATGGACTGTCCGCCGGCGTAGATGCCGAAGGACCACGGTTCCAGGGCGCGGGAGACGAACGGGTCGTAGAGGACGCCGATCGGCAGCAGCGGCTCGCCCCAGCGGCTCCACGTCGCGCCGAGCTCGCCGATCAGGCCGACCAGGTTGGTCTCCGCGATGCCGAGCTCGATGTGTTGTCCGCCGGGGCTTTCCCGCCAGTGCAGGATCGTGTCGGCGTCGTCGGCGAACCAGTCGACGCGTTCGCGCGGGGACCACACGCCGACCTTGTTCACCCAGCCGCCGAGATTGGTGCTGGAGCTGACGTCCGGGCTGACCGTGACCACGCGTCTGGCCGCTTCCGGGGCGCGGCGGGTCAGATCCAGCAGTGCGCGGCCGAGCGCCGCTTGCGTTGTGGTCGTGCCGTTCTGCGTGCGGCCGAGATCGAGCGGGATCTCCGGCGGCTCGGTCATCTTGACGTCGTTGCGCCGCAACCTGTTCGCCGTCTCCGAGCACATCATGGCCGCGTCCGAGCCGGCCGGGAACGGCTGCCAGGGCCGGTCGACGTCCGTGCCGAGACGCTGCGCGAGCTCCGCGAACTGCTCCGGGGTCAGCAGGGACGAGTGGTTCTGCGGGTGGCCCTGCGTCGGCAGCCCGTTGCCCTTCACGGTGTACGCGAAGATCACCGTCGGTCGGGTGTCGTCGATCTGCTCGAACGCGCCGTCCAGCGCGGCCAGGTCGTGGCCGCCGAGGTTGCGGATCGCCGCCAGCAGCGTCCCGTCGTCCACATCGGACAGCAGGTCGGCGACGTCCGGATCGCCCGCGGGCAGGCGCTCCCGCAGCTGCGCGGCGTCACAGCGGAGCAGGCGCTGGTACTCGGGGTTGGGCATCTTGTCGATGCGGTCGCGCAGGGCCGGGCCGCCGGGGCGGGCGAACAGTTCCTCCAGCAGGTTCCCGTACTTGAGGGTGATCACCTGCCAGCCGGCGCCGGCGAACATGTCGCGCAGCCGGTCCGCGGCCATCTGCGGCACGACCCGGTCCAGCGACTGCCGGTTCAGGTCGACGATCCAGACGATCTCGCCGAGTTCGGCGACCGACGGGTCGAGCACCGCCTCCCAGACCGCGCCCTCGTCCAGCTCCGCGTCGCCGAGCAGCGAGTACTGGCGGCCACTGCCCGCTCCCACGTAGCGACGGGCGATGGCGCCCCAGATCGGGGCGGTCGCGCCGATGCCGACCGAGCCCGTCGAGTAGTCCACCGGGTCCGGGTCCTTGGACCGGCTCGGGTAGCTCTGCAGGCCACCGAAGGCGCGCAGCGTCGTCAGATAGGACTCGTCCAGCTCGCCGAGCAGGTAGTTGATCGCGTGCAGCACCGGCGAGGCGTGCGGCTTGACCGAGACCCGGTCCTCCGGGCGGAGGTGCCGGAACCACAGCGACGTCATGATCGACACCATTGAGGCGCTGGATGCCTGATGTCCGCCCACCTTGAGGCCGGAGGTGTTGGGGCGCACGAGGTTCGCGTGGTGGATCACGGCCGTGGACAGCCACAGCACGCGCCGTTCGATCTCGGTCAGCACCGCCAGCGCCGCCGGGCTCTGCCTGGTCATCTCGCCACCCTCCGCACGTGCACAACGTGCTGAAATGACAGCATCGGCGCTCACGACGCACAATGTGGATGCCGCAGATTGAGCAGATCGCACAAACCCGCCCCCGAGCGGACCG includes these proteins:
- a CDS encoding transketolase-like TK C-terminal-containing protein, translated to MTRQSPAALAVLTEIERRVLWLSTAVIHHANLVRPNTSGLKVGGHQASSASMVSIMTSLWFRHLRPEDRVSVKPHASPVLHAINYLLGELDESYLTTLRAFGGLQSYPSRSKDPDPVDYSTGSVGIGATAPIWGAIARRYVGAGSGRQYSLLGDAELDEGAVWEAVLDPSVAELGEIVWIVDLNRQSLDRVVPQMAADRLRDMFAGAGWQVITLKYGNLLEELFARPGGPALRDRIDKMPNPEYQRLLRCDAAQLRERLPAGDPDVADLLSDVDDGTLLAAIRNLGGHDLAALDGAFEQIDDTRPTVIFAYTVKGNGLPTQGHPQNHSSLLTPEQFAELAQRLGTDVDRPWQPFPAGSDAAMMCSETANRLRRNDVKMTEPPEIPLDLGRTQNGTTTTQAALGRALLDLTRRAPEAARRVVTVSPDVSSSTNLGGWVNKVGVWSPRERVDWFADDADTILHWRESPGGQHIELGIAETNLVGLIGELGATWSRWGEPLLPIGVLYDPFVSRALEPWSFGIYAGGQSILVGTPSGVTLAPEGGAHQSITTPSIGLEQPGCITYEPAFAIDAEWTLLASLAKLGKPDGTSAYLRLSTRPVDQTLADVPTDLAARERRRRQVVAGAYSLRRKENPTITIAAMGAVVPEALQAAERLEQVGIEADVVCVTSPGLLFQAQQAKRGLADAPSWILDQVLRPTPLVTVLDGHPHTLAFLATVNRVPSASLGVTKFGQAGSLEDVYRYHGLDADSIVRAALDLS